One genomic segment of [Phormidium] sp. ETS-05 includes these proteins:
- the glpX gene encoding class II fructose-bisphosphatase, with protein MDNVIGLEIIEVVEQAAIASARWMGKGDKNTADHVAVEAMRERMNKIHMRGRIVIGEGERDEAPMLYIGEELGICTVPNAKDFCDPEQLVEIDIAVDPCEGTNLVAYGQNGSMAVLAISEKGGLFAAPDFYMKKLAAPAVAKNHVDIRKSATENLKILSDCMNRAVEELVVVVMDRPRHKGLINEIREAGARVRLISDGDVSAAICCAFSGTNIHALMGIGAAPEGVISAAAMRALGGHFQGQLIYDPEVVQTGLIGESKESNLARLKEMGINDPDRVYNAEDLASGETVLFAACGITPGTLMEGVRFFHGGARTQSLVISSQSKTARFVDTVHMFEQPKSIQLR; from the coding sequence GTGGATAATGTTATCGGTTTAGAGATTATTGAGGTAGTAGAGCAGGCGGCGATCGCCTCGGCGCGTTGGATGGGGAAAGGGGACAAAAATACCGCCGACCACGTAGCCGTAGAAGCGATGCGGGAACGGATGAACAAAATTCATATGCGTGGCCGGATCGTGATTGGTGAAGGCGAGCGGGACGAAGCCCCTATGCTCTACATCGGCGAGGAATTGGGGATTTGCACCGTTCCCAACGCCAAAGACTTCTGCGATCCAGAACAACTGGTGGAAATTGATATCGCCGTCGATCCCTGCGAAGGCACCAACCTGGTAGCCTACGGGCAAAACGGCTCTATGGCAGTATTAGCCATTTCTGAAAAAGGCGGTTTGTTTGCCGCTCCCGACTTCTACATGAAAAAACTGGCGGCTCCAGCAGTAGCCAAAAATCATGTAGATATTCGCAAGTCAGCCACGGAAAACCTGAAAATCCTCTCGGACTGCATGAACCGCGCCGTAGAGGAGCTGGTAGTAGTGGTGATGGACCGCCCCCGGCACAAAGGGCTGATTAATGAAATTCGGGAAGCAGGTGCCCGGGTGCGTCTGATTAGCGATGGCGACGTATCGGCTGCCATCTGCTGCGCTTTCTCTGGCACCAACATCCATGCTTTGATGGGCATTGGCGCCGCCCCTGAAGGCGTAATTTCCGCAGCAGCGATGCGGGCTTTAGGCGGTCACTTCCAAGGACAGTTAATCTATGACCCAGAAGTGGTGCAAACTGGTCTGATTGGCGAAAGCAAAGAAAGCAACCTCGCCCGGTTGAAAGAAATGGGTATCAACGACCCCGATCGGGTTTACAATGCCGAAGACCTGGCCTCTGGGGAAACTGTGCTGTTTGCTGCTTGTGGCATCACTCCCGGAACTCTGATGGAAGGGGTGCGCTTCTTCCACGGTGGCGCCAGGACCCAAAGCCTGGTAATTTCCAGCCAGTCCAAGACCGCTCGCTTTGTGGATACTGTCCATATGTTCGAGCAACCCAAATCAATCCAATTGCGTTAA
- a CDS encoding ShlB/FhaC/HecB family hemolysin secretion/activation protein, with product MPKKPLRLLEFLLPYGVLYGGLLVAPLTAQEVPRNLPNPIEPIQPQLPSRPLLPPPEELLQTPRTTTPNNSTGDENNGPPPESIPVQRFEVLGSSIFDEADFQEVLSPYTDRSLSFAELLQARTAITEFYKERGYITSGAFIPPQRLSEGVVQIQVVEGQVEEVNVSGNNRLSDSYISKRLALGDGRALNVNDLLTSLQMLQLNPLIDTLSAELSAGASPGMSVLDVRIKEAPAFRTSLSIDNGRSPSVSTFRQQASIGHDNLFGFGDSLRANFTNTEGSKQWEFNYGIPINARNGTLSFNYSTTDSEIIEPPFDRVDIQAESRNYELTLRQPLIQTPTREFTMGLTGSRRRSQTSLLGVNFPLSRGASDNGVTKLSVLRWFQEFTERDNKQVFAMRSQFSLGTGWLDATVNSSEPDSRFFAWRGQAQWLRVLAPATVLLLRSDIQLSPTELVPLEQFGLGGFETVRGYRQDALLTDNGAFASAELRIPLYRSQNNQMLLQVAPFFDIGTAWNSDNAENPEDNTLAAVGLGLRFQLGDSLTARIDYGYPLIDINSRDRTWQENGFYFSLQANPF from the coding sequence ATGCCTAAAAAACCACTACGTTTACTAGAATTTCTGCTACCTTATGGGGTATTGTATGGGGGGCTGTTGGTTGCACCGTTGACAGCTCAAGAGGTGCCCCGGAATTTGCCCAACCCGATCGAGCCCATCCAACCCCAGCTCCCATCCCGTCCCCTGCTTCCACCCCCAGAAGAACTGCTGCAAACTCCTAGAACCACTACCCCGAATAATTCCACTGGGGACGAGAACAATGGCCCGCCGCCAGAATCTATTCCGGTGCAGCGTTTTGAAGTCCTCGGTAGTAGTATATTTGATGAGGCAGATTTCCAAGAAGTCCTATCACCGTACACCGATCGCTCCCTCTCCTTCGCGGAACTCCTCCAAGCTCGCACCGCCATCACCGAGTTTTACAAAGAGAGAGGATACATCACCTCTGGCGCCTTCATTCCCCCTCAGCGCCTCTCAGAAGGAGTCGTCCAAATTCAAGTGGTGGAGGGACAGGTAGAAGAAGTAAACGTCAGCGGGAATAACCGCCTCAGCGACAGCTACATCAGCAAACGGTTGGCTCTGGGAGACGGTAGGGCTCTCAACGTCAATGACTTGCTCACCTCTTTGCAGATGCTCCAGCTAAACCCCCTGATTGATACTTTATCAGCGGAACTCTCCGCCGGTGCTAGTCCGGGGATGAGCGTTCTGGATGTGCGCATCAAAGAAGCTCCGGCGTTTAGAACTTCTTTATCGATTGATAATGGCCGATCGCCCAGTGTTAGCACCTTCCGCCAACAAGCCAGCATCGGTCACGATAACCTATTTGGCTTCGGCGACTCTTTGCGCGCCAACTTCACTAATACTGAAGGCTCTAAACAGTGGGAATTTAACTATGGCATTCCCATCAACGCCCGCAATGGCACCCTGAGTTTTAACTACAGTACCACGGACAGCGAAATTATCGAACCGCCATTCGATCGGGTGGACATTCAAGCCGAGTCCCGCAACTACGAACTCACCCTCCGCCAACCCCTAATTCAAACCCCCACAAGGGAATTTACAATGGGTCTGACCGGCTCCCGTCGCCGCAGCCAAACCTCCCTCCTGGGCGTCAACTTCCCCCTCTCCAGAGGCGCCAGCGATAACGGCGTCACCAAATTATCGGTTTTGCGGTGGTTTCAGGAATTCACCGAACGGGACAATAAACAGGTGTTCGCGATGCGATCGCAATTCAGCCTGGGAACCGGCTGGCTCGATGCCACCGTCAACAGCAGCGAACCCGATAGCCGCTTCTTCGCATGGCGGGGACAAGCCCAATGGCTGCGCGTCCTCGCTCCCGCCACCGTGTTACTACTCCGTTCCGACATCCAGCTCTCTCCCACAGAACTCGTACCCCTGGAGCAATTCGGTTTAGGCGGCTTTGAAACCGTGCGCGGCTATCGCCAAGACGCCCTCCTCACCGATAACGGCGCCTTCGCCTCCGCCGAACTCCGCATCCCCCTTTATCGCAGCCAAAACAACCAAATGCTCCTCCAAGTCGCCCCATTTTTCGACATCGGGACAGCCTGGAACAGCGACAACGCCGAAAACCCCGAAGACAACACCCTCGCTGCCGTCGGTTTAGGTTTGCGTTTCCAACTTGGTGACAGCCTCACCGCTCGCATCGACTACGGGTATCCCCTGATCGACATCAACTCCCGAGATAGAACTTGGCAAGAAAACGGCTTCTACTTCTCCCTCCAAGCCAACCCCTTCTAA
- a CDS encoding BolA family protein — protein sequence MVSPDWVEATIKAAMPDAIVLVQDLTGTRDHYQATIVTSHFEGKTRVQQHQMVYGALNQAMATEAIHALSLKTYTPQAWATSGQNA from the coding sequence ATGGTCAGCCCAGATTGGGTTGAGGCAACCATCAAAGCCGCCATGCCTGATGCGATCGTCCTCGTGCAGGACCTCACCGGCACCCGCGACCACTATCAAGCCACGATAGTGACATCCCACTTTGAAGGCAAAACCCGGGTGCAACAGCATCAAATGGTATATGGTGCCCTCAATCAGGCAATGGCAACCGAAGCCATCCACGCATTGTCCCTGAAGACATACACCCCGCAAGCGTGGGCAACTTCCGGTCAGAATGCCTAG
- the grxD gene encoding Grx4 family monothiol glutaredoxin, with translation MTPEVKERLDKLIQENKIMLFMKGNKLMPQCGFSNNVVQILNSLGVPYETVDVLADGEIRQGIKEYSNWPTIPQLYINGEFIGGSDIAIELYQSGELAEKIEIALAS, from the coding sequence ATGACTCCAGAAGTTAAAGAGCGCCTCGATAAGCTGATTCAAGAAAATAAAATCATGTTGTTTATGAAGGGCAACAAACTGATGCCCCAATGCGGTTTTTCTAACAACGTTGTCCAAATTCTAAACTCCTTGGGCGTCCCCTATGAAACCGTAGATGTGTTGGCTGATGGTGAAATCCGCCAGGGCATCAAAGAATACTCTAACTGGCCCACGATTCCCCAGCTTTACATCAACGGCGAATTTATCGGCGGCTCCGACATCGCGATCGAACTCTATCAAAGCGGTGAATTAGCCGAAAAAATAGAAATCGCTTTAGCTTCCTAA
- a CDS encoding DUF6761 family protein, translated as MLQDTTSIRYYQKLSDGLVELWNKGYRFDDLRMYLDGYMAALRQANAVEPYLLNRLEEDAMRFLYDQSNFEMPEPQREADYY; from the coding sequence ATGCTTCAAGATACTACCAGCATTCGCTACTACCAAAAACTCTCTGATGGCCTAGTCGAGCTATGGAACAAGGGCTATCGCTTCGACGATCTCAGGATGTATTTAGACGGTTATATGGCGGCTCTCAGGCAAGCAAATGCAGTTGAACCATACCTCCTCAACAGACTAGAGGAAGACGCCATGCGCTTCCTCTACGACCAGTCAAACTTTGAAATGCCGGAACCCCAAAGAGAAGCTGACTACTACTAG
- a CDS encoding response regulator transcription factor — protein sequence MVSGSILIVEGNPHLRSLLGWHLQQAGYVVYQAADIRHGREVVYNRQPTLAIVDSDQTDGDGVEFCRWLYQQQQPMILILSARTTEADIVGGLKAGADDYLKKPFGMQEFLARVEALLRRHRQITPPVALDYGDLQIDLVHRRVRFQGEIIELTPQEFSLLYVLAQADGLPMSRPELLRRAWPSAIDNPRTIDTHVLSLRKKLEIDPRQPSLIQTVRNVGYRFNTEILNPKGTPANAAPPGNVTSANNGNKTNFRQLSGVGVVEGRR from the coding sequence GTGGTATCAGGAAGTATTTTGATTGTGGAGGGCAACCCTCACCTGCGATCGCTCTTAGGTTGGCACCTGCAACAGGCGGGATACGTGGTTTACCAAGCCGCCGATATCCGTCACGGTCGCGAAGTAGTTTACAACCGTCAGCCGACGCTAGCGATTGTTGACTCGGACCAGACCGACGGTGACGGCGTGGAGTTTTGCCGCTGGCTGTACCAGCAGCAGCAACCGATGATTTTAATCTTATCCGCCCGGACCACAGAAGCCGATATCGTTGGGGGTTTGAAAGCCGGAGCTGATGACTATCTGAAAAAACCTTTCGGAATGCAAGAGTTTCTGGCTCGAGTCGAAGCGCTCCTGCGCCGCCACCGCCAGATAACCCCACCCGTAGCGTTGGACTATGGGGATTTGCAAATTGATTTGGTACATCGGCGGGTGCGTTTTCAGGGGGAAATTATTGAGCTGACTCCCCAGGAGTTCAGCCTGTTGTATGTTCTAGCTCAAGCCGACGGACTGCCCATGAGCCGTCCGGAATTGCTTCGCCGAGCTTGGCCTTCGGCGATCGACAACCCGCGCACCATTGACACTCATGTGCTGTCTTTGCGCAAGAAACTGGAAATCGATCCCCGGCAACCCAGCCTGATCCAAACGGTCCGCAATGTGGGTTATCGGTTTAACACCGAAATCCTCAATCCCAAGGGAACCCCAGCTAATGCGGCACCGCCGGGAAACGTTACCTCAGCCAATAACGGCAATAAAACGAATTTCCGTCAGTTGTCCGGAGTGGGTGTGGTGGAAGGCAGAAGGTAA
- a CDS encoding energy-coupling factor ABC transporter ATP-binding protein: MLTAASKHPQLRLERVSRKSKIGSHFFLKEVSFQVWSGEFVAIVGPTGAGKTTLLRILNRLLEPTSGVLYLENREYQKLEAQPHRGVTNASVGLRREVTLVMQDSKLLGKSAREAIAYPLQLRGLSPGEITARIAKWTSLLRLPEEWLDRSEMQLSGGQRQLASICRALAIEPKILLLDEPTSSLDAGRAQMVMELLKSLTANHQLTIIMANHQLDLVQQFCDRLLYLDRGELRLDGTAAEIDWDQLRKSLAVAEAEVARDWD, from the coding sequence GTGTTAACAGCGGCATCAAAACATCCTCAGCTACGCCTGGAGCGGGTGAGCCGGAAATCTAAAATCGGCTCGCATTTTTTCCTGAAAGAAGTGTCTTTTCAAGTGTGGTCGGGGGAGTTTGTGGCGATCGTCGGACCGACGGGAGCGGGGAAAACCACCCTATTACGCATACTCAACCGGCTTTTGGAACCCACGAGCGGCGTTCTGTATCTGGAAAATCGGGAGTATCAAAAACTAGAGGCTCAGCCCCATCGGGGGGTAACAAATGCCAGCGTGGGGCTGCGGCGGGAAGTAACTTTAGTGATGCAAGACTCGAAGTTACTGGGAAAGTCGGCACGAGAGGCGATCGCCTATCCCCTGCAACTGCGGGGGTTATCCCCAGGGGAAATTACCGCCAGAATTGCCAAATGGACATCCCTGCTGCGGCTGCCAGAAGAATGGCTCGATCGCTCCGAGATGCAGCTATCGGGGGGGCAGCGGCAACTAGCCTCGATTTGTCGGGCCTTGGCGATCGAGCCCAAAATCCTACTCCTGGATGAACCCACATCATCCCTAGACGCCGGGAGGGCACAGATGGTGATGGAGCTACTAAAGTCTCTCACGGCCAACCACCAGCTTACAATCATTATGGCCAATCACCAACTAGATTTGGTGCAGCAGTTTTGCGATCGGCTCCTGTATCTAGACCGAGGAGAACTTCGCCTCGATGGAACCGCCGCCGAAATCGATTGGGACCAGTTGCGAAAATCTCTGGCCGTGGCAGAAGCCGAAGTAGCCAGAGATTGGGATTAA
- a CDS encoding succinate dehydrogenase/fumarate reductase iron-sulfur subunit: protein MKFQLKIWRQQSPLTQGRFETYSLDHISPDISFLEMLDQLNSQLEARGETPIVFESDCREGICGSCGMYVNGEPHGPIRATTTCQLQMRHFEDGETITVEPWRAGSFPIIRDLMVDRTSFDAIIQAGGYISTNTGSAPEANSLPIAKKVADAAFDAAACIGCGACVATCKNASAMLFVSAKVAHLNKLPQGQPERFDRAKQMVKAHDAAGFGNCSNEGECEAACPKEIKMTHISQLNRHFLLGKLLNIFGD from the coding sequence ATGAAATTTCAGCTCAAAATTTGGCGGCAGCAGTCCCCCCTCACTCAGGGCCGCTTTGAAACCTACTCCCTCGACCATATCTCCCCAGATATCTCTTTCCTAGAAATGCTCGACCAACTCAACAGCCAGCTTGAGGCTCGGGGCGAAACGCCTATAGTCTTCGAGTCCGACTGTCGCGAAGGTATTTGCGGCTCTTGCGGGATGTACGTCAACGGCGAACCCCACGGACCAATTAGAGCTACCACCACTTGCCAGCTCCAGATGCGTCACTTTGAAGATGGCGAAACCATTACTGTGGAACCTTGGCGAGCTGGCTCATTCCCCATCATCCGGGACCTGATGGTCGATCGCACCAGTTTCGACGCCATCATCCAAGCTGGTGGCTATATCAGCACTAACACGGGCAGTGCCCCGGAAGCCAACAGCCTCCCCATTGCCAAAAAGGTGGCTGATGCTGCCTTTGACGCTGCCGCTTGCATCGGTTGCGGTGCCTGCGTTGCCACTTGCAAGAACGCTTCAGCAATGCTGTTTGTTTCCGCCAAAGTTGCCCACCTCAACAAATTGCCCCAAGGACAACCGGAGCGGTTCGATCGGGCGAAGCAGATGGTAAAAGCCCATGACGCTGCTGGTTTCGGCAATTGTAGCAACGAAGGGGAGTGCGAAGCGGCTTGCCCCAAAGAAATTAAAATGACCCACATTTCTCAGCTCAACCGCCATTTCCTGCTCGGTAAGCTGTTGAACATTTTCGGCGACTGA